A single genomic interval of halophilic archaeon DL31 harbors:
- a CDS encoding hypothetical protein (KEGG: hvo:HVO_2533 hypothetical protein), with translation MDRERTLAGGAVLLVGIALLGAAVAPGVLADPSDDGPIRPGHVNVVDAAVSTGDITGQHAELTLHTTLRHRGNPTENVSIRFRAVDTGSGLLVDETTTQVGSLHNGGEREVLGTLSVPREGGYRLGATVYRNNTRVDSFSREVRGVSALTPAYAESNVSFTEDAVLDPVSVSIVEATEDRTTLRLGGWLTADGPSDDADLSVTFIVRQAESNVVAARTTVDAAELREGRSEMVTAEVSVPSEYNYYIDAVLIRDGVITDTAPGVVNLDPTETIDANRTTQDVEFEAGDFAADDGEQRTEPDRRTEGGTVTETPGFGPVVAIVALLGATLLARWRR, from the coding sequence ATGGACCGTGAACGAACACTCGCCGGCGGCGCAGTGCTGCTCGTCGGCATCGCCCTCCTCGGCGCCGCGGTGGCGCCCGGCGTGCTCGCTGACCCGAGCGACGACGGGCCGATACGACCCGGTCACGTCAACGTGGTCGACGCGGCCGTCTCGACCGGCGACATAACCGGCCAGCACGCTGAGCTAACCCTTCACACGACCCTCCGCCATCGCGGCAACCCCACCGAGAACGTCTCAATCCGGTTCCGGGCGGTCGATACCGGCTCAGGCTTACTCGTCGACGAGACGACGACCCAGGTCGGCAGCCTGCACAACGGCGGTGAGCGGGAAGTCCTCGGGACGCTCTCGGTTCCCCGCGAAGGCGGCTACCGGCTCGGGGCGACCGTCTACCGCAACAATACGCGGGTCGACAGCTTCAGCCGAGAGGTTCGCGGCGTCTCGGCGCTCACACCCGCCTACGCCGAATCGAACGTCTCCTTCACCGAAGACGCAGTGCTCGACCCCGTCTCAGTCTCGATCGTCGAGGCGACAGAAGACCGGACGACGTTGCGACTCGGCGGCTGGCTCACTGCCGATGGACCGAGTGACGACGCTGACCTCTCGGTGACGTTCATCGTCCGGCAGGCCGAATCGAACGTCGTCGCCGCCAGGACGACTGTCGACGCGGCCGAGCTGCGGGAGGGCCGTAGCGAGATGGTGACTGCAGAGGTGTCGGTGCCCAGCGAGTACAACTACTACATCGACGCGGTGCTGATTCGAGACGGCGTCATCACCGACACCGCACCCGGTGTAGTGAACCTCGACCCGACCGAGACCATCGACGCCAACCGGACCACGCAGGACGTGGAGTTCGAGGCCGGTGACTTTGCTGCGGACGATGGCGAGCAACGCACTGAACCCGACCGCCGGACTGAGGGCGGGACGGTGACCGAGACGCCCGGCTTCGGGCCAGTCGTAGCCATCGTCGCGCTGCTCGGAGCGACACTGCTCGCGAGGTGGCGACGATGA
- a CDS encoding alpha/beta hydrolase fold containing protein (PFAM: Alpha/beta hydrolase fold-1~KEGG: hbo:Hbor_10570 lysophospholipase) — protein MSDGHARRAKPSRDGFSTRGLRFGDDCHGRLYTPDRPSDAPVVVLAPGAGLAWRPTLELTAERFAERGYAVLAFDHRGFGRSGEGRLIHPARQRADLDAAIDTARDAPEVDGNRLALWGMDLSAGAALAAAADSFAVDAVVARFPVVRGAALLPSWVRPRLRGLATGLVDYPVSAVGRLRGVAPDERGKRVPLFGDAAKVAAITGPGIARDVRDAVGRDPGTTPARSLVKLQRYDGSERLEEVHCPVLFVAGERDELAPPKQVTGLSESVSDASLVRIPAGHYDAFSGRPLDRTVNHELGFLDAEL, from the coding sequence AGCGACGGTCACGCCCGACGAGCGAAGCCCAGCCGCGACGGGTTCTCGACTCGCGGCCTCCGCTTCGGCGATGACTGCCACGGCCGACTCTATACGCCGGACCGCCCCAGCGACGCGCCAGTGGTCGTGCTCGCACCCGGTGCAGGCCTCGCGTGGCGGCCGACACTCGAACTGACTGCCGAACGGTTCGCCGAACGAGGATACGCCGTATTGGCGTTCGATCATCGCGGGTTCGGCCGGAGCGGCGAGGGGCGACTCATCCACCCCGCCCGGCAGCGGGCGGACCTCGACGCGGCCATCGACACCGCACGGGACGCCCCGGAAGTCGACGGTAATCGGCTCGCGCTCTGGGGGATGGACCTCTCGGCGGGGGCGGCGCTCGCTGCGGCAGCCGACTCGTTCGCAGTTGACGCCGTCGTCGCACGCTTCCCCGTGGTTCGGGGCGCAGCACTCCTTCCGAGTTGGGTCCGCCCGCGACTCCGCGGGCTGGCGACCGGCCTCGTTGACTACCCCGTCTCGGCGGTCGGGCGGCTCCGTGGGGTTGCGCCAGACGAGCGCGGCAAACGTGTCCCGCTGTTCGGTGACGCTGCTAAGGTGGCAGCAATTACTGGGCCGGGGATTGCTCGCGACGTCCGCGATGCAGTCGGGCGCGACCCGGGGACGACACCAGCCCGCTCGCTGGTGAAGCTTCAGCGCTACGACGGGAGTGAGCGACTGGAAGAGGTGCACTGTCCCGTCCTGTTCGTCGCGGGTGAGCGCGACGAGCTCGCACCCCCCAAGCAAGTGACGGGGCTGAGTGAATCCGTCTCGGACGCCTCGCTCGTGCGGATTCCGGCGGGCCACTACGACGCGTTCTCCGGCCGGCCGCTCGACCGTACCGTCAACCACGAACTCGGCTTCCTCGACGCCGAACTGTAG